From the genome of Papaver somniferum cultivar HN1 chromosome 2, ASM357369v1, whole genome shotgun sequence, one region includes:
- the LOC113347941 gene encoding uncharacterized protein LOC113347941 encodes MLCCCRMVQVGDKGWMNEEDRFCDVYRKGASDFIDFAYSNKIKSSPLCPCPCHICRNKYSLSFALVKYHLEIHLIDKSYVLWCLHGEKSTTSSQVVLENVEENVDVENVGVDNVEEEISIEEHVEENISDEQSRLGYFVDKAYGIFEGLNKDVNEGGEETDLGKKYHKYKELAKEKIYPGYEGDEKTLSVIVELQHMKKMFGWSGNSVTYLLGRLKNWLPKGNTFPVKYPTMKSMLIDIGMKAESFMRVLIIVFCTEKKMRRKLCVPTVEHLGM; translated from the coding sequence ATGTTATGTTGTTGTAGAATGGTGCAAGTAGGTGATAAAGGTTGGATGAATGAGGAAGATAGGTTCTGTGATGTCTATAGAAAAGGGGCGTCTGATTTTATCGATTTTGCATATAGTAACAAGATAAAAAGTTCACCATTATGTCCATGTCCTTGCCATATTTGTAGAAATAAGTATTCTTTGTCTTTTGCTCTAGTCAAGTATCATTTAGAAATACACTTGATAGACAAGTCATATGTACTTTGGTGTCTACATGGAGAGAAGTCCACCACATCATCACAAGTAGTGCTGGAAAATGTAGAAGAAAATGTGGATGTTGAAAATGTAGGTGTAGACaatgtagaggaagaaatttctaTTGAGGAACATGTAGAAGAGAACATTAGCGATGAACAATCTAGATTAGGGTATTTTGTCGACAAGGCGTATGGAATATTTGAAGGGTTAAATAAGGATGTGAACGAAGGTGGTGAGGAGACAGACCTAGGTAAGAAATACCACAAGTATAAGGAGTTAGCGAAGGAAAAGATTTATCCAGGTTATGAAGGTGATGAAAAAACACTTAGTGTAATTGTAGAACTACAGCATATGAAAAAGATGTTTGGTTGGTCAGGAAATAGTGTTACATACCTCTTGGGACGATTGAAAAATTGGTTACCGAAAGGCAACACTTTTCCTGTAAAATACCCAACAATGAAATCTATGTTGATAGATATAGGAATGAAGGCTGAGTCATTCATGCGTGTCCTAATCATTGTGTTTTGTACCGAAAAGAAAATGAGAAGGAAACTGTGTGTCCCAACTGTGGAGCATCTAGGTATGTAG